The following are encoded together in the Gouania willdenowi chromosome 14, fGouWil2.1, whole genome shotgun sequence genome:
- the alg5 gene encoding dolichyl-phosphate beta-glucosyltransferase: MDIICELIQALVSVAALGLIVVLVLAHVTAGMVNVTRHEKEKFFLKATGEKELFPSLHDPHTRDLSVVVPAYNEELRMPVMLDEAMDYLENRQKQNPSFTYEVIVVDDGSKDKTTEVALRYTRKHGAEKVRVLTLVKNRGKGGAVRMGVLSCRGKLILMADADGATKFADINKVEAALNNLNPKPENMAISCGSRAHLEKESVAQRSLFRTFLMLGFHFLVWFFCVKGIRDTQCGFKLFTREAALRTFSSLHVERWAFDVELLYIAQCFKIPIAEVAVNWTEIEGRYFREFVDVPVEP, translated from the exons ATGGACATCATCTGTGAATTAATACAAGCTTTGGTGTCAGTGGCAGCTCTTGGCCTGATAGTG GTGCTGGTGCTAGCGCATGTAACTGCAGGGATGGTGAACGTCACACGCCACGAAAAGGAGAAGTTCTTCCTGAAAGCCACGGGAGAAAAGGAGCTCTTTCCCAGTCTGCATGACCCCCATACCAGGGACCTGTCTGTGGTGGTCCCTGCCTACAACGAAGAGCTACGGA TGCCTGTGATGTTGGATGAAGCGATGGACTACCTGGAAAACCGGCAG AAACAAAACCCATCTTTTACCTATGAGGTCATCGTGGTCGATGATGGAAGCAAAGACAAAACCACAGAG GTTGCTCTGCGCTACACCAGAAAGCACGGTGCAGAGAAGGTGCGCGTGCTGACACTAGTGAAGAACAGAGGGAAAGGTGGAGCAGTGCGTATG GGAGTTCTGTCCTGCAGAGGGAAGTTAATCCTAATGGCGGACGCCGACGGGGCCACAAAGTTTGCTGACATCAACAAAGTTGAGGCTGCACTTAATAATCTCAACCCTAAACCA GAAAACATGGCCATTTCCTGTGGCTCTCGAGCTCACCTGGAGAAAGAATCTGTTGCTCAG CGATCTCTGTTTCGGACTTTCCTCATGTTGGGCTTCCATTTCCTGGTGTGGTTCTTTTGCGTGAAGGGGATCCGAGACACGCAGTGTGGTTTCAAGCTTTTTACACGTGAAGCTGCACTCAGGACTTTCTCCTCTCTCCATGTGGAGCGATG GGCTTTTGATGTGGAGCTCCTGTATATTGCACAGTGTTTTAAAATCCCCATCGCAGAAGTGGCAGTGAACTGGACTGAAATAGAAGGTAGGTATTTCAGGGAATTTGTGGATGT gcCTGTAGAGCCTTAA